A genomic window from Streptomyces sp. HUAS YS2 includes:
- a CDS encoding transglycosylase family protein codes for MSKIRFWAGGGRRAVVFAAGALITGVCAAPAAAAPAPAAPAGAASAASSAASCRTDQWPWGCVAECESGGDWHINTGNGYYGGLQFWQPTWEDHGGLRYARRADLATRAQQIKVAEEVLRTQGWKAWPVCSKRYGLSGRVHTVQPGDTLSSIARRFAIKGGWKALYEANRKEIGADPNRLRTGTMLLISIPAK; via the coding sequence ATGTCGAAGATCCGATTTTGGGCGGGCGGCGGACGCCGCGCCGTCGTGTTCGCGGCCGGCGCCCTGATCACCGGGGTGTGCGCCGCCCCGGCCGCCGCCGCCCCGGCCCCCGCCGCTCCCGCCGGTGCCGCGTCCGCCGCGTCCTCGGCGGCTTCCTGTCGCACCGACCAGTGGCCGTGGGGCTGCGTCGCCGAGTGCGAGAGCGGCGGCGACTGGCACATCAACACCGGCAACGGCTACTACGGCGGGCTGCAGTTCTGGCAGCCGACCTGGGAGGACCACGGCGGGCTCAGATACGCCCGGCGGGCCGACCTCGCCACCCGGGCGCAGCAGATCAAGGTCGCCGAGGAGGTGCTGCGCACCCAGGGCTGGAAGGCGTGGCCGGTCTGCTCCAAGCGGTACGGGCTCAGCGGGCGGGTGCACACCGTCCAGCCCGGCGACACGCTCAGCTCGATCGCCCGGCGGTTCGCGATCAAGGGCGGCTGGAAGGCGCTCTACGAGGCCAACCGGAAGGAGATCGGGGCCGATCCGAACCGCCTGAGGACCGGGACGATGCTCCTCATCTCGATTCCCGCGAAGTAG
- a CDS encoding ATP-binding cassette domain-containing protein — MSVEIALVAARVRYGPLEALHGLDLPVPAATVTVLLGRNGAGRTTALRALAGTVPLSGGRVVWRGADVTRLPAHRRARRGLCLVPDRQAVYATLTVAENLALSPGDPDEALAAYPALAPLLPRRAGTLSGGERRMLAVSRALLTPAARVVLVDEPTLGMSPPVAARTYELLAALVTDRGAAVVLAEQRLPPPAGLPPGTLVHELRRGSLAFSGEPQEPTTSRESR; from the coding sequence ATGAGCGTCGAGATCGCCCTGGTCGCCGCCCGCGTCCGCTACGGCCCCCTGGAGGCCCTGCACGGCCTGGACCTGCCCGTCCCCGCCGCCACCGTCACCGTTCTCCTCGGCCGCAACGGCGCCGGCCGCACCACCGCCCTGCGGGCCCTCGCCGGCACCGTCCCGCTGTCCGGCGGCCGGGTGGTGTGGCGGGGCGCGGACGTGACCCGGCTGCCGGCCCACCGGCGGGCCCGCCGCGGCCTCTGCCTCGTACCGGACCGCCAGGCCGTGTACGCGACCCTCACCGTCGCCGAGAACCTCGCTCTGTCCCCGGGCGACCCGGACGAGGCCCTCGCCGCGTACCCCGCCCTCGCCCCGCTGCTCCCCCGCCGCGCCGGCACCCTGTCCGGCGGCGAGCGGCGCATGCTCGCCGTCTCCCGGGCGCTGCTCACCCCCGCCGCCCGCGTCGTCCTCGTCGACGAGCCGACGCTCGGCATGTCCCCGCCCGTCGCGGCCCGTACGTACGAGCTCCTCGCCGCCCTCGTGACGGACCGCGGCGCCGCCGTCGTCCTCGCCGAGCAGCGCCTGCCGCCGCCGGCCGGCCTGCCGCCCGGCACGCTCGTCCACGAACTTCGGCGGGGCTCCCTCGCGTTCAGCGGGGAGCCCCAGGAACCGACTACTTCGCGGGAATCGAGATGA
- a CDS encoding ABC transporter permease subunit: protein MASLTYELTLAGLAVGSAAALTGIGLIVTYRATGVLNLAHGAIAMVCAYELRQFVVEWGWPLWLGTAVTLLVVAPGIGVVLDRAVFRPLALTGSDPTQTLVASIGVFVLLVGGAALVWGTGARDDAPVLLGDDPWVQLGTVVLLACLVGAVTRWSAFGRELRAVVDNRPLAVLGGIDADRVAAVGWAFGSFTAGLTGALLAPYVRLDPYGMPLLVVEVIAVAVVARMRSLPVAIGTALLIGVAQAQLTRLHPEGWAGPLVQAVGANLFVVALLVAALLLPGMGARDSLPPPAAPGRTPVGVWPVVAVLFLLPLGFAGSDLRTSIQVPALAIVLLSLVVVTGRGGQIALGQAAYAGLGALFTGLLTGAGLPGLVALGVAVPLVAVAGLLTGWPAIRRRGLALALATLAVGVAVSRFVFAQPYATAGLSLDRPAGFAHDRGYYALELALLAGCLLVVAALRRGRAGRALAALRDHEAGAEAAGVPVSRLKLLAFVLGAALAALGGGLLGMSLRAFDPEAYDPIRALLWFAAIVVLGADSLLSPLVAAALLVALDAGPRGGLAAALIGILATLISRVPPLTTWLTRATAGPEGRAAPGGGAAGRGAPSGPTGPPVRRGAAAGPRDRPGTAAGGTAGDAATGHAAPGDAAGPTVPRGTAAGPRDRHGAAAETAGPTGTADDDTARGSTAAGEVAGRKAAGGAAGSTAAGAVAGSKAAGGAAGGAAGTTAVGGAAGSTAADGAAGATAAGEVAGRKAAGGAAGGTAGPPVPRRTGAGGGAPAPAGTGDEDHAPTPAEGGPAPAAGGGRARGAGPGPGGGAGRVATAEPVPRLRAVGLRVVHPGGVTGLDDVGIELVPGRVTAVVGANGAGKSTLFDCLAGSLRPRSGRVLLDGVDITRRPAHARTRLGIGRTFQQLAVFPSLTVEENVRVGAEQGGGPGSGSGPTDAALRLLGLAGPVRRLPAAGLPTGTLRRVELARALAARPHTLLLDEPAAGLDSAETDALARLLSALAADGLAVLVVEHDPDLVAGIAHTVHTMEGGRIVS, encoded by the coding sequence GTGGCCTCGCTGACGTACGAACTGACCCTCGCCGGCCTCGCGGTCGGCAGCGCGGCGGCGCTCACCGGGATCGGACTGATCGTCACCTACCGCGCGACGGGCGTGCTGAACCTGGCGCACGGCGCGATCGCGATGGTCTGCGCGTACGAGCTGCGGCAGTTCGTGGTCGAGTGGGGCTGGCCGCTGTGGCTCGGGACGGCGGTGACGCTGCTGGTGGTGGCGCCGGGGATCGGTGTGGTCCTGGACCGGGCGGTGTTCCGGCCGCTGGCGCTCACCGGCTCCGATCCGACGCAGACGCTGGTCGCCTCGATCGGTGTGTTCGTGCTGCTGGTGGGCGGCGCTGCGCTGGTGTGGGGCACGGGGGCGCGGGACGACGCGCCGGTGCTGCTCGGCGACGACCCGTGGGTGCAGCTCGGGACGGTGGTGCTGCTGGCCTGCCTGGTGGGGGCGGTGACGCGCTGGTCGGCGTTCGGCCGGGAGCTGCGGGCGGTGGTGGACAACCGGCCGCTGGCGGTGCTCGGTGGGATCGACGCGGACCGGGTCGCGGCGGTGGGGTGGGCGTTCGGCTCGTTCACGGCCGGCCTGACCGGGGCCCTGCTCGCGCCGTACGTGCGGCTGGACCCGTACGGAATGCCGCTGCTGGTGGTCGAGGTGATCGCGGTGGCGGTCGTGGCGCGGATGCGGAGCCTGCCGGTGGCGATCGGGACCGCGCTGCTGATCGGCGTGGCGCAGGCGCAGCTGACCCGGCTGCACCCGGAGGGCTGGGCGGGGCCGCTGGTGCAGGCGGTCGGCGCGAACCTGTTCGTGGTGGCACTGCTGGTCGCGGCGCTGCTGCTGCCGGGGATGGGCGCGCGGGACAGCCTCCCGCCGCCGGCCGCGCCGGGGCGTACACCGGTGGGGGTGTGGCCGGTGGTGGCGGTGCTGTTCCTGCTGCCGCTGGGGTTCGCGGGCTCGGACCTGAGGACCTCGATCCAGGTGCCGGCGCTGGCGATCGTGCTGCTGTCGCTGGTCGTGGTCACCGGCCGGGGCGGCCAGATCGCCCTGGGCCAGGCCGCGTACGCGGGGCTGGGCGCGCTGTTCACGGGGCTGCTGACGGGCGCGGGGCTGCCGGGGCTGGTGGCGCTCGGGGTGGCGGTGCCGCTGGTGGCGGTGGCGGGGCTGCTGACGGGATGGCCGGCGATCCGGCGACGCGGGCTGGCCCTGGCGCTGGCGACGCTGGCGGTCGGGGTGGCGGTGAGCCGGTTCGTCTTCGCGCAGCCGTACGCGACGGCGGGGCTGTCGCTCGACCGGCCGGCGGGGTTCGCGCACGACCGCGGGTACTACGCCCTGGAACTCGCCCTCCTCGCGGGCTGCCTGCTCGTGGTCGCGGCCCTGCGCCGGGGCCGGGCGGGCCGCGCGCTGGCGGCGCTGCGGGACCACGAGGCGGGCGCGGAGGCGGCGGGCGTCCCGGTGAGCCGCCTCAAGCTCCTCGCCTTCGTCCTCGGCGCGGCGCTCGCCGCCCTCGGCGGCGGGCTCCTCGGCATGTCCCTGCGCGCCTTCGACCCGGAGGCGTACGACCCGATCCGCGCGCTGCTGTGGTTCGCCGCGATCGTCGTCCTCGGCGCGGACAGCCTCCTCTCCCCCCTCGTCGCCGCCGCCCTCCTGGTAGCCCTCGACGCCGGCCCCCGAGGCGGCCTGGCAGCCGCCCTGATCGGCATCCTGGCCACCCTGATCTCCCGAGTCCCCCCACTGACGACCTGGCTGACCAGAGCAACGGCGGGGCCAGAAGGGCGAGCGGCGCCCGGCGGTGGCGCCGCCGGGCGGGGGGCGCCCAGCGGCCCGACGGGACCGCCGGTCCGGCGTGGCGCCGCGGCGGGGCCGCGCGACAGGCCCGGCACAGCGGCAGGCGGCACGGCGGGCGACGCGGCCACGGGCCATGCGGCGCCCGGCGACGCGGCGGGACCAACGGTCCCGCGCGGCACAGCGGCGGGGCCGCGCGACAGACACGGCGCAGCGGCAGAGACGGCAGGCCCGACCGGCACGGCGGACGACGACACAGCACGCGGCAGCACGGCAGCGGGCGAGGTAGCGGGCCGCAAGGCCGCGGGCGGCGCAGCCGGCAGCACGGCAGCGGGCGCGGTAGCGGGCAGCAAGGCGGCCGGCGGGGCGGCCGGCGGGGCAGCCGGCACCACGGCAGTCGGCGGGGCGGCCGGCAGCACGGCGGCCGACGGGGCGGCCGGCGCCACGGCAGCGGGCGAGGTAGCGGGCCGCAAGGCCGCAGGCGGGGCAGCCGGCGGTACGGCGGGGCCGCCTGTGCCGCGCCGCACGGGGGCGGGCGGCGGGGCCCCTGCGCCGGCCGGGACCGGCGACGAGGACCACGCTCCCACGCCCGCCGAGGGCGGCCCTGCCCCGGCCGCCGGCGGCGGGCGCGCGCGTGGCGCGGGGCCCGGTCCGGGCGGAGGTGCTGGGCGCGTCGCTACTGCCGAGCCCGTCCCCCGGCTTCGGGCCGTCGGGTTGCGGGTCGTGCATCCCGGCGGGGTCACCGGTCTCGACGACGTCGGGATCGAGCTGGTACCCGGGCGGGTCACCGCGGTCGTGGGGGCGAACGGGGCCGGGAAGAGCACGCTGTTCGACTGTCTCGCAGGCAGCCTGCGGCCCCGGTCCGGGCGCGTGCTGCTCGACGGTGTCGACATCACCCGCCGCCCCGCCCACGCCCGTACCCGCCTCGGCATCGGGCGGACCTTCCAGCAGCTCGCGGTCTTCCCGTCGCTCACCGTCGAGGAGAACGTCCGCGTCGGCGCGGAGCAGGGCGGCGGCCCCGGCTCCGGCTCCGGCCCCACCGACGCCGCCCTCCGCCTGCTCGGCCTCGCCGGGCCCGTCCGCCGCCTCCCCGCCGCCGGGCTGCCCACCGGCACCCTCCGCCGCGTCGAGCTCGCCCGCGCCCTCGCCGCCCGTCCGCACACCCTGCTCCTCGACGAGCCCGCCGCCGGTCTGGACTCCGCCGAGACCGACGCCCTCGCGCGGCTGCTGTCCGCGCTGGCCGCCGACGGCCTCGCCGTCCTCGTCGTCGAGCACGACCCGGACCTCGTCGCCGGCATCGCCCACACCGTGCACACCATGGAGGGAGGCCGGATCGTGTCATGA
- a CDS encoding ABC transporter substrate-binding protein yields MRPFRAAEALLLTLLLALATACGSRLPESAFAGRPTGSAGGEPLRVGIITSATSPVGGDAFTGPREGALAYFAALNADGGLNGRRIEPVTCDDGGSGVGNTACVHELVDEKKVFALVATTALDYAGAPLVDRAGVPDIGGQPLGPAYDTYPHLYGIYGSLAPRTGSSPGWNGVLYGGTEVYRYFRAEHGAGTAAVVSYNQAASAAYARLIVEGLRTEGYKVVTEQVDFALPNYRAVAADLRAQHADLVFDALDSHGNARLCEAMDEARVEVTAKVTNVQNWNAAVPEEYAKSPVCRNALWVTGSSRNYEDTDQPAVRAFREGIRGTLKGRPLAQWQLEGWAAAMWFTDAAKSCGADLTRACVERFLNRPEPYTADGLLLPVRFEHLAEPPKTRDTCMSVARWQDNHGWVTQGGDMTTNCASVPQIPYRP; encoded by the coding sequence ATGCGGCCGTTCCGGGCTGCTGAGGCACTGCTCCTGACGCTGCTGCTGGCGCTCGCCACGGCCTGCGGCAGCCGGCTCCCGGAGAGCGCGTTCGCGGGGCGGCCCACCGGCTCCGCCGGCGGCGAGCCGCTCCGCGTCGGCATCATCACCAGCGCCACCAGTCCCGTCGGCGGCGACGCCTTCACCGGGCCGCGCGAAGGCGCGCTCGCCTACTTCGCCGCGCTCAACGCCGACGGCGGACTGAACGGCCGCCGGATCGAGCCGGTCACCTGCGACGACGGCGGCAGCGGCGTCGGGAACACCGCGTGCGTGCACGAACTCGTCGACGAGAAGAAGGTGTTCGCGCTGGTCGCCACCACCGCCCTGGACTACGCGGGCGCCCCGCTCGTCGACCGGGCCGGTGTCCCCGACATCGGTGGCCAGCCGCTCGGCCCGGCGTACGACACCTATCCGCACCTGTACGGGATCTACGGCAGCCTCGCCCCGCGCACCGGCTCCTCACCCGGCTGGAACGGCGTCCTGTACGGCGGGACCGAGGTGTACCGCTACTTCCGGGCCGAGCACGGGGCCGGCACGGCGGCCGTCGTCTCGTACAACCAGGCCGCCTCGGCCGCGTACGCCCGGCTGATCGTCGAGGGGCTGCGCACCGAGGGGTACAAGGTGGTCACCGAGCAGGTCGACTTCGCGCTGCCCAACTACCGGGCCGTCGCCGCCGATCTGCGCGCCCAGCACGCCGATCTGGTCTTCGACGCGCTGGACAGCCACGGCAACGCCCGGCTGTGCGAGGCGATGGACGAGGCCCGGGTCGAGGTGACCGCCAAGGTGACCAATGTGCAGAACTGGAACGCGGCCGTGCCCGAGGAGTACGCGAAGTCCCCCGTCTGCCGCAACGCGTTGTGGGTGACGGGCTCCAGCCGCAACTACGAGGACACGGACCAGCCGGCCGTCCGGGCGTTCCGCGAGGGCATCCGGGGCACCCTGAAGGGCCGGCCGCTCGCCCAGTGGCAGTTGGAGGGCTGGGCGGCCGCGATGTGGTTCACCGACGCCGCGAAGTCCTGCGGCGCGGACCTCACCCGGGCCTGCGTCGAGCGCTTCCTGAACCGGCCGGAGCCGTACACCGCGGACGGGCTCCTGCTGCCGGTCCGTTTCGAGCACCTGGCCGAACCGCCGAAGACCCGGGACACGTGTATGTCCGTCGCGCGGTGGCAGGACAACCACGGCTGGGTGACGCAGGGTGGGGACATGACGACCAACTGTGCGTCCGTGCCGCAGATCCCCTACCGGCCGTGA
- a CDS encoding glycosyltransferase family 4 protein codes for MRISFLLHNAYGIGGTIRTTFNLARVLAERHEVEIVSVFRHRDEPMLGAPAGVTMRHLVDLRKNSPEYDGNHPDYAKPARVFPRGDGRWKQYSRLTDERIAAHLRNLEADVVVGTRPGLNVHIARQTRRGPVRVGQEHLTLDSHGYRLRREIGHRYVLLDAVTTVTEADARSYRTRLKLPGVRIDAVPNSVPAPSVPPADPASKVVVAAGRLTKVKRYDVLVDAFAKVVAARPDWQLRIYGTGDATGNERGALEKQVTEHGIGGNVTFMGTANPMEPEWAKGSIAAVTSRLESFGMTIVEAMRCGLPVVATDCPHGPREIIEDGVDGRLVPVGDVDAVAAALLELIEDDELRATTARAARTAAERFDPVRIAALHESLWTELVARGGTGRPRNRARDAFQQLRGTLLDAAYGVRYRAADILRGKR; via the coding sequence ATGCGCATTTCCTTTCTGCTGCACAACGCCTACGGCATCGGCGGCACGATCCGTACGACGTTCAACCTCGCCCGGGTGCTGGCGGAGCGTCATGAGGTCGAGATCGTCTCCGTCTTCCGGCACCGCGACGAGCCGATGCTGGGCGCCCCCGCCGGAGTGACGATGCGCCACCTGGTGGACCTGCGGAAGAACAGCCCGGAGTACGACGGGAACCACCCCGACTACGCGAAGCCGGCCCGTGTCTTCCCGCGCGGCGACGGCCGTTGGAAGCAGTACAGCCGGCTCACCGACGAGCGGATCGCCGCGCACCTGAGGAACCTCGAGGCCGACGTGGTCGTCGGCACCCGGCCCGGTCTGAACGTCCACATCGCCCGGCAGACCCGGCGCGGCCCGGTCCGGGTCGGGCAGGAGCACCTGACCCTGGACAGCCACGGCTACCGCCTGCGGCGCGAGATCGGGCACCGGTACGTGCTGCTCGACGCGGTCACCACGGTCACCGAGGCGGACGCCCGCTCGTACCGGACGCGGCTGAAGCTGCCCGGGGTGCGGATCGACGCGGTGCCCAACAGCGTGCCCGCGCCGTCGGTGCCGCCCGCCGACCCGGCGTCGAAGGTGGTCGTCGCGGCGGGCCGCCTGACGAAGGTGAAGCGGTACGACGTGCTGGTCGACGCCTTCGCCAAGGTCGTCGCCGCCCGGCCCGACTGGCAGCTGCGGATCTACGGCACCGGGGACGCCACCGGCAACGAGCGCGGCGCGCTGGAGAAGCAGGTCACGGAGCACGGGATCGGCGGGAACGTGACCTTCATGGGCACCGCCAACCCGATGGAGCCGGAGTGGGCGAAGGGCTCGATCGCGGCGGTGACCTCCCGCCTGGAGTCCTTCGGGATGACCATCGTCGAGGCGATGCGGTGCGGGCTGCCGGTCGTCGCCACGGACTGCCCGCACGGGCCGCGCGAGATCATCGAGGACGGCGTGGACGGTCGGCTCGTCCCGGTGGGGGACGTGGACGCGGTAGCCGCAGCGCTCCTGGAGCTGATCGAGGACGACGAGCTGCGGGCGACGACCGCGCGGGCTGCCCGCACGGCAGCCGAGCGCTTCGACCCGGTCCGGATCGCCGCGCTGCACGAGAGCCTGTGGACGGAACTGGTCGCCCGTGGCGGCACCGGCCGCCCGCGCAACCGTGCCCGCGACGCCTTCCAACAGCTCCGCGGCACGCTCCTCGACGCGGCCTACGGGGTCCGCTACAGGGCGGCGGACATCCTGCGCGGCAAGCGCTAG
- a CDS encoding helix-turn-helix transcriptional regulator produces MLETSARLLRLLSLLQTHREWSGAVLADRLGVTARTVRRDVDRLRELGYPVDASPGTGGGYRLGAGAELPPLLLDDEEAVAVAVGLRTAAGQGIEGIGETSVRALAKLEQVLPGRLRRRVSALNAFTVPMLRTPSGSLDPSVLTELANACRDAERLRFEYRDHSGAATRRTVEPHRLVCTERRWYLVAWDVDRLAWRTFRADRITPKPPHGPRFPPREPPADDLAAYVAKGVSGAAYAAEGVVRLLVPLAEAARVVGPMDGVLEADGPDRCLLRAGAHGLDVLVIHVMMMGFEFEVVDPPELDDRIRALRDRLSRALDRTAPTAVPAPGDPQAR; encoded by the coding sequence ATGCTGGAAACCTCGGCGCGCCTGCTGCGCCTGCTCTCGCTGCTCCAGACACACCGGGAATGGTCCGGGGCCGTCCTGGCCGACCGGCTCGGGGTGACCGCGCGGACCGTGCGCCGGGACGTCGACCGGCTGCGCGAACTCGGCTACCCCGTCGACGCCAGCCCCGGGACCGGCGGCGGGTACCGGCTCGGCGCCGGGGCCGAGCTTCCGCCGCTGCTGCTCGACGACGAGGAGGCCGTGGCCGTCGCGGTGGGGCTGCGCACGGCCGCCGGGCAGGGCATCGAAGGCATCGGCGAGACCTCCGTACGCGCCCTGGCCAAGCTGGAGCAGGTGCTGCCCGGGCGGCTGCGGCGGCGGGTCAGCGCGCTCAACGCCTTCACCGTGCCGATGCTGCGCACCCCGTCCGGCTCGCTGGACCCCTCTGTCCTCACCGAGCTGGCCAATGCCTGCCGGGACGCCGAGCGGCTCCGCTTCGAGTACCGCGACCACAGCGGCGCCGCCACCCGCCGCACCGTCGAACCGCACCGCCTGGTCTGCACCGAGCGGCGTTGGTACCTGGTCGCGTGGGACGTGGACCGTTTGGCCTGGCGGACCTTCCGGGCCGACCGGATCACCCCCAAGCCACCGCACGGCCCCCGGTTCCCGCCGCGCGAGCCGCCCGCCGACGACCTGGCCGCCTACGTCGCGAAGGGCGTGTCCGGCGCCGCGTACGCAGCGGAGGGGGTCGTCCGGCTCCTTGTGCCGCTCGCCGAGGCCGCGCGGGTCGTCGGGCCGATGGACGGCGTCCTGGAGGCGGACGGGCCGGACCGCTGCCTGCTGCGCGCCGGTGCGCACGGCCTGGACGTCCTGGTGATCCACGTGATGATGATGGGCTTCGAGTTCGAGGTGGTGGACCCTCCCGAACTCGACGACCGGATCCGCGCCCTCAGGGACCGTCTGTCCCGTGCCCTGGACCGGACGGCTCCGACGGCCGTCCCGGCGCCCGGCGACCCGCAGGCTCGCTGA
- the ctaD gene encoding cytochrome c oxidase subunit I encodes MGTDTAAAGVEEPPARQRAPRRRGRALVGWLTTTDHKRIGHLYLVTSFAFFLLAGLLALLMRAELARPGLQLIDNDQFNQAFTLHGTIMLLLFATPTFAGFANELVPLQIGAPDVAFPRLNMFSYWLFLFGGLMVISALLVPGGAPGFGWTAYAPLNGLTRTPGVGADLWIMGLALSGFGTILASVNFLATIIGMRAPGMTMFRMPIFTWNVLFTTILVLMAFPVLAAALLVLESDRRLGSVVFHAEFGGALLWQHLFWFFGHPEVYIIALPFFGIVTEILPVFSRKPVFGYITLIGATMAITGLSVVVWAHHMFATGAVLLPFFSLLSFLIAVPTGVKFFNWTGTMLKGSLSFETPMLWAIGFLVSFLFGGLTGVILASPPMDFQVTDSYFVVAHFHYTVFGTVVFATFAGFYFWWPKFTGRMLDEQLGRIHFWTLFVGFHLTFLVQHWLGAEGMPRRYADYLAADGFTTLNTVSTIGALLLGSSTLPFLYNVWKTQRYGKKVDVDDPWGYGRSLEWATSCPPPRHNFTSVPRIRSESPAFDLHHPEFAAFEEARISEPAGRRAPGRPSEPSGPGHGTDGP; translated from the coding sequence ATGGGGACGGACACGGCGGCGGCTGGCGTCGAGGAGCCGCCGGCCCGGCAGCGCGCGCCCCGGCGGCGGGGCCGGGCGCTGGTGGGCTGGCTGACCACAACCGACCACAAGCGGATCGGTCACCTCTACCTCGTCACGTCGTTCGCGTTCTTCCTGCTGGCCGGTCTCCTGGCGCTGCTGATGCGCGCCGAGCTTGCCCGCCCGGGCCTCCAGCTGATCGACAACGACCAGTTCAACCAGGCCTTCACCCTGCACGGCACGATCATGCTGCTGCTGTTCGCGACGCCGACCTTCGCAGGCTTCGCCAATGAGCTGGTGCCGCTGCAGATCGGAGCGCCCGACGTGGCCTTCCCGCGGCTGAACATGTTCTCGTACTGGCTGTTCCTCTTCGGCGGCCTGATGGTGATCAGCGCCCTGCTCGTACCGGGCGGCGCGCCAGGATTCGGGTGGACGGCGTACGCACCGCTCAACGGTCTGACGCGGACCCCAGGCGTCGGCGCCGACCTGTGGATCATGGGTCTGGCGCTCTCCGGTTTCGGCACGATCCTCGCGTCGGTGAACTTCCTGGCGACGATCATCGGCATGCGAGCCCCGGGGATGACGATGTTCCGGATGCCGATCTTCACCTGGAACGTGCTGTTCACGACCATCCTGGTGCTGATGGCCTTCCCTGTCCTCGCCGCCGCGCTGCTGGTGCTCGAGTCGGACCGGCGGCTCGGCTCGGTGGTGTTCCACGCCGAGTTCGGCGGGGCGCTGCTCTGGCAGCACCTCTTCTGGTTCTTCGGCCATCCCGAGGTCTACATCATCGCGCTGCCGTTCTTCGGCATCGTCACGGAGATCCTGCCGGTCTTCTCCCGCAAGCCGGTCTTCGGCTACATCACGCTGATCGGCGCGACCATGGCGATCACCGGTCTGTCGGTGGTGGTGTGGGCGCACCACATGTTCGCGACGGGCGCGGTGCTGCTGCCGTTCTTCTCGCTGCTCTCGTTCCTGATCGCGGTGCCGACCGGGGTGAAGTTCTTCAACTGGACCGGGACGATGCTGAAGGGCTCGCTGAGCTTCGAGACGCCCATGCTGTGGGCGATCGGCTTCCTGGTGTCGTTCCTGTTCGGCGGGCTGACCGGGGTGATCCTCGCGTCGCCCCCGATGGACTTCCAGGTCACCGACTCGTACTTCGTGGTGGCGCACTTCCACTACACCGTCTTCGGCACGGTCGTCTTCGCGACCTTCGCCGGCTTCTACTTCTGGTGGCCCAAGTTCACCGGCCGGATGCTCGACGAGCAGCTGGGCCGGATCCACTTCTGGACGCTGTTCGTCGGCTTCCACCTCACGTTCCTGGTGCAGCACTGGCTCGGCGCGGAGGGCATGCCGCGGCGGTACGCCGACTACCTGGCGGCCGACGGCTTCACGACGCTGAACACCGTCTCGACCATCGGCGCGCTGCTGCTCGGCTCGTCCACCCTGCCGTTCCTCTACAACGTCTGGAAGACGCAGCGGTACGGCAAGAAGGTGGACGTCGACGACCCGTGGGGCTACGGTCGCTCGCTGGAGTGGGCGACCTCCTGCCCGCCGCCCCGGCACAACTTCACCTCGGTGCCCCGGATCCGGTCCGAGAGCCCGGCGTTCGACCTGCACCACCCGGAGTTCGCGGCCTTCGAGGAGGCCCGGATCAGCGAGCCTGCGGGTCGCCGGGCGCCGGGACGGCCGTCGGAGCCGTCCGGTCCAGGGCACGGGACAGACGGTCCCTGA
- a CDS encoding I78 family peptidase inhibitor — protein MAPIPTSPVPPEDAPEAYVGLDANGAEQLARSRGWTTVRSVAPGSIITMEYMPSRINFEVDENENTVLRCWLG, from the coding sequence ATGGCACCGATACCGACCTCTCCCGTACCGCCCGAAGACGCTCCGGAGGCCTATGTGGGCCTCGACGCGAACGGCGCGGAACAGCTCGCGAGAAGCCGCGGATGGACCACGGTCCGCTCCGTCGCGCCCGGCTCGATCATCACCATGGAGTACATGCCGAGCCGCATCAATTTCGAGGTGGACGAGAACGAGAACACCGTCCTGCGCTGCTGGCTCGGCTGA